A window of the Enoplosus armatus isolate fEnoArm2 chromosome 5, fEnoArm2.hap1, whole genome shotgun sequence genome harbors these coding sequences:
- the atm gene encoding serine-protein kinase ATM isoform X2 — translation MSLALHDLLVCCKGLESDKATERKKEAERFRRVLQTPEVVPELDRISGLKAKSSKQLTWDAVFRFLQRYVQKETESMQSSKSNITATTLAIRQKKMADVCSLIKYFIRYANKRGPHLKCSELLKHVMEVLRSSYSCSAYGEDYSSLLVKDILSVRKYWCDITLQQWQSLLDLYCDFFHSSSKSINRVLVSRVIHTVVQGCCMQTDGFNDALFSFFSRALLNARQEKHLTVLEHLVSALNIFLRSAAMNCRMRVCHLGEELLPSLLYVWADRRPSVALKEEIVEFFNLQMCAHHPKGAKTQDTGAHAEDWTRWRSLLYNLYDALIREISQIGSRGKYVTGTRHIAVKDNLIELTADICHQLFSDNNDTHVLEVTQASLRATHMGSPTHGTASKRRRIDLGWEVLRDHLQPQHNDFDVIPWLQVTAVLTCKYPSMVPNQELVPLLSVLHQLLAEQRRGERGPYVLRCLREVARCQARYPERDQVHRTELGRLWGRLWALALRGVSSPQTEALSLDLLSSIVHGGLINMDRELWKLFSGSACKPSQSAALCLAQALLKCPVPKSLISSSGWDHVGVAEGSASPNLKEILIAWLLMTDQSDEMEESSRPHPIICRDFPYNLIANILVSLTFKDTRTGLKFLLGTEGVGSAFFQEQPSSNIKDNLEEIERLYLQFSFNALPLAMRGSDASVKAASTDGQLAANPGLRNKLEQSLLCVADNLLNCYSPDSQSTPPECLVRCLSLLTSVLAGYISTGFVTEEEACRSQLFTKAKALAQDFSGFVSSVKVKMTEEGTMSTLRSIMKLCTQSASRKNKDNVCPISSSLFIMTLPASLLGELAEICKLLLSSVSKRVSVVDEDDHMDDDWDMSRTQQGDDIDLFDEGEESSSSTSRSHRQKGDNSDASCGPGAKSLLADDHLAHQDMALLAVLEFLCECGSVLPVHGLLFKPQEVQRRLLLLVKQIDFSKALHLNMYLVLLKKLPAEDSLSPEEFDSLLCPLADLCSQYRQDQEICAAVLLGLLPSIRSLVKTHHVPEEMRHVQGSLLQVVSGFCVLSRTGKCTASVRAALVRCLVGLLEADPCCKWAVLSMRGPDRDEDRPVSVILPSHLADAHHQVRMLVATSVERLFLEMRPEHLDKRKMLPLKHQQAAFETVYLKAQEGMRRPKSSSSEDQQDESFNRKATLLKSLSVVLCCSPICEKQSLFALFQSYKENNVEEQLIKKMLCSVSRALGYRSVKTFVSSHLYYLVAEWLAQRQSDDRYTLGSFPYTLLDHDTVKDFYNSSYQVLIPHLVFLDDFEQVKSIGRYLEKDWRELLADCFPKIMVNILPYFALSGQDAQFAQQREKAHRVYNLLKDADCLGKQQIDNLIHSNLADIVVELLMTLYEGSGAEGDREDLKRFIGELDPAPNPPYFSSYVIKATLDYLSKCHSANHKSLVAILSKTPISIQRILLAVCERAAETTNSYERHRILLMYHLFVNLLLREVKDGLGGAWAFVLRDIIYTLIHHINSRPVQCDEVSNRSLSLCCDLLTSVCRAALQFCDDALDCHLQVIVGTLTAQVTSRPSISQQVLSLLQFLVIENQQKLKGAISRLEPFPDLPEFRELRSVQHKLKYNTGTFTLRQEIAHFLSVTSCDSLPLTRLEGLKELTRQLHDNKGQIRELLKECHADPTDSVLVKLVLSLLQLCKLATNHPGGADILEAAGSCLGELGPVDFSTIALLHGRDPLYEKAVSLFTSTESQSLYIILNCMNNALTQQRIEVRKAATQCVKNILATQSGVDFWEQHKDNRDPMLAYLNPFRKAKKKEADLDVEESSEAREKLKSQEFWIPQAGGHKAWLKALFTALLDSGGVRSEALLLSRPLCLVWVDCCQRLLPLIIHSILLDDSNGSWRELLSSRIRDFFSFCSRSAQASSRSATPLNSDSESDTASQGLHDKTSLRTMLAVIDYLRHQQRPVEADSNSCGTVCESNFWLELNYLEVAKAAQSCSAHFTALLYTEIYVDKIKANMEESRRTKSRATRKINFEENSQTFTISSLTEKSMEDTNISLQELLIEVYRSIGEPDSLYGCGGETMTSLLTRIRTYEHEAMWGKALTSYDLHSTLPEVTRQVGIVEGLQNFGLSSVLATYMRGLESEGVEWGAELRELRFQAAWRNMQWDCELSERSEKSKPCFHESMFCSLRALKDKEFSTFDETMKQARGAEVEELCRGSLEAVSSLYPALRDLQSIRELESVKQLFSRPFSDVTLREVCSQWRQHSQLLADSDFALVEPILAVRSVSQHTLMSRVGDPDSAQYLSSVLTDHLMELCRLARKAGNTQLAERALFQMKQHGGGGSWASSPVPSWQLEEAQVFWAMGEQELALGLLRQKIHKLEEKVDLNPALAPVYTKCLRLCGSWLAETCLESPGVILEKYLERAVEVIEEESGVQDSRLQSQRTEAFLSLARFSDAQYQSIDKYMNSSEFENKKALLEKAKVEVDLIREHKVMSNRYTIKVKKELELDETALSNLKADRQRFLCKAVENYIQCLEQGEEHDTWVFRLASLWLENDGVKAVNYTMKKGVKQIPSYKFLPLMYQLAARMGTKMATGITEDTGFHDVLSDLICRASLEHPHHTLFIIFALVNGNKDENFCRTRLSKSAPRQPSPFDLERSDVAQKIISAIRKKRGEMIRGIERLCDAYITLAYMDASRHKNEKKAIPIPADQPIMQIKDLDEVVIPTMEIKVDPSGCYDNLVTIRSFMPQYQLAGGVNLPKIIDCVGSDGKSRRQLVKGQDDLRQDAVMQQVFSMCSMLLQRNTDTRKRKLNIRRYKVVPFSQRSGVLEWCSGTVPIGEFLVDPSKGAHKRFRPGDWTNLACRKKMMEAQRLAFDEKLQAYSEVCKSFRPVFRYFCMERFLDPAVWMEKRLAYTRSVATSSIVGYIVGLGDRHIQNILIDEQTAELVHIDLGVAFEQGKILPTPETVPFRLSRDIVDGMGITGVEGVFRRCCEKTMEVMRSSQEALLTIVEVLLYDPLFDWTMNPLKAFYLQHDEQQELNATLNSTMGGDDIGNHRKSSDSQSVNKVAERVLLRLQEKLKGVEDGTVLSVGGQVNLLIQRAMDPKNLSRLFPGWQAWV, via the exons GTGCTCATGCTGAGGACTGGACCAGGTGGCGGAGTCTGCTGTACAACCTGTATGATGCCTTAATCAGAGAAATTAGCCAGATAGGCAGCAGAGGGAAGTACGTCACAGGGACCCGGCACATAGCTGTCAAAGACAATCTCATTGAGCTCACAGCTGACATCTGTCACCAG CTGTTCAGTGACAATAATGACACCCACGTCTTGGAGGTGACCCAGGCCTCCCTCAGAGCCACCCACATGGGCAGTCCCACCCATGGAACAGCCAGCAAGCGACGGCGCATCGATCTGGGCTGGGAGGTCCTCCGGGACCATCTGCAGCCTCAGCATAATGACTTTGATGTCATACCATG GCTGCAGGTCACTGCAGTGCTCACCTGTAAGTACCCGTCCATGGTGCCCAACCAGGAGCTGGTCCCGCTGCTATCAGTGCTGCACCAGCTCCTGGCAGAGCagcggagaggagagagggggccGTACGTGCTGCGCTGTCTGAGGGAGGTGGCCCGGTGCCAGGCCCGCTACCCAGAGAGGGACCAAGTCCACAGGACGGAACTGGGCAGGCTGTGGGGTCGGTTGTGGGCCCTGGCTTTGCGAGGGGTCAGCTCACCACAGACAGAGGCCCTCAGCCTGGACCTGCTGAGCTCTATTGTCCACGGTGGACTAATCAATATGGACAGAGAGTTGTGGAAGCTCTTCTCTGGATCAGCATGTAAACCGTCACA GAGTGCTGCTCTCTGTCTAGCCCAGGCGCTGCTAAAGTGTCCGGTCCCTAAAAGTCTCATCTCGAGCTCAGGGTGGGACCATGTGGGGGTCGCAGAGGGATCTGCATCGCCTAACCTGAAGGAGATCCTCATAGCCTGGCTGCTGATGACTGATCAGAGCgatgagatggaggagagcTCCAGACCTCACCCCATCATTTGCAG AGACTTCCCTTACAACCTAATAGCCAACATCCTGGTCTCCCTGACCTTTAAAGACACAAGAACTGGCCTGAAGTTTCTGCTGGGTACTGAAGGAGTAGGAAG TGCCTTTTTTCAAGAACAACCCTCATCCAATATCAAAGACAACCTGGAGGAGATTGAGAGGCTGTACTTGCAGTTCAGCTTCAACGCGCTGCCCTTAGCGATGCGAGGGAGTGACGCGTCGGTGAAGGCAGCTTCAACTGACGGCCAACTGGCTGCCAACCCCGGCCTCAGAAACAAGTTGGAGCAATCCCTGCTTTGTGTGGCCGACAACTTACTCAACTGCTACTCTCCTGAT TCTCAGTCCACCCCTCCAGAGTGTCTGGTGCGCTGTTTGAGTCTGCTGACCAGTGTTCTAGCTGGCTACATCTCCACCGGGTTTGTGACTGAGGAGGAGGCCTGCCGCTCACAGCTCTTCACTAAAGCCAAG GCCCTGGCCCAGGACTTCAGCGGTTTTGTTTCTAGTGTGAAAGTGAAGATGACAGAGGAAGGAACCATGAGCACACTGAGATCCATCATGAAGCTGTGCACGCAGTCAGCAAGCAGAAAAAACAAG GATAACGTGTGTCCCATCTCCTCCAGTCTGTTCATTATGACTCTGCCGGCCAGTCTCCTCGGTGAACTGGCTGAGATCTGTAAACTGTTG TTAAGCAGTGTTTCTAAGAGAGTCAGTGTTGTGGATGAAGACGACCATATGGATGATGACTGGGACATGAGCAGAACTCAACAAGGAGACGACATTGACCTGTTTGATGAGGGCGAAGAGTCAAGCAGCAGCACCAGTAGGAGCCACAGGCAGAAAGGAGACAACAGTGATGCTTCCTGTGGGCCGG GTGCAAAAAGTCTGTTAGCAGACGATCATCTGGCCCACCAGGACATGGCTCTCCTTGCAGTCTTGGAGTTCCTGTGTGAGTGCGGCTCTGTCCTGCCCGTCCACGGCCTTCTCTTCAAACCACAGGAGGTGCAGCgccgactgctgctgctggtgaagcAGATCGACTTCAGCAAAGCCCTGCACCTCAACATG TATCTCGTCCTGTTGAAGAAGCTTCCTGCTGAGGACTCGCTCTCTCCAGAGGAATTTGACTCACTGCTTTGTCCTCTAGC GGACCTGTGTTCTCAATACCGTCAGGACCAGGAGATCTGTGCTGCCGTTCTGCTGGGTTTGTTACCTTCCATCAGGAGCCTGGTGAAAACCCACCATGTGCCAGAGGAAATGAGACATGTTCAAGGATCTCTGCTACAAGTGGTGTCTGGATTCTG TGTCCTGAGCCGAACGGGGAAATGCACGGCATCTGTACGAGCTGCTTTAGTGCGATGTCTAGTTGGCCTGTTGGAG GCCGACCCGTGTTGTAAGTGGGCAGTCCTAAGTATGAGAGGGCCTGACAGGGACGAAGATCGTCCAGTGTCTGTCATCCTTCCATCTCATCTCGCAGATGCCCACCACCAAGTCCGCATGCTGGTAGCCACGTCAGTGGAGAG GCTGTTTCTGGAGATGAGACCAGAACATTTGGATAAGAGGAAGATGCTGCCGCTTAAACACCAGCAGGCAGCTTTTGAGACTGTTTACCTGAAGGCTCAGGAAGGAATGAGGCGCCCA AAAAGCAGCTCTTCAGAGGACCAGCAGGACGAGTCGTTTAACCGCAAGGCCACCCTGTTGAAGAGTTTGTCTGTTGTACTGTGTTGTAGCCCGATCTGTGAAAAACAGTCTCTGTTTGCCCTCTTCCAGTCCTACAAGGAGAACAATGTAGAGGAACAGCTCATCAAAAAG ATGCTGTGCAGTGTATCCAGAGCGCTGGGATACAGGAGCGTGAAAACATTTGTCAGCTCTCACTTGTACTATCTGGTAGCTGAGTGGCTCGCGCAGAGACAGTCTGATGATCGCTACACTCTTGGATCTTTCCCCTACACCCTCCTAGACCACGACACAGTCAAAGATTTCTATAA CTCTTCCTACCAGGTATTGATCCCCCACCTGGTCTTCCTGGATGACTTTGAGCAGGTGAAGTCTATCGGCAGGTATCTTGAGAAGGACTGGAGAGAGTTACTGGCCGACTGTTTCCCCAAGATCATGGTCAACATCCTGCCGTACTTTGCCTTGTCTGGCCAGGATGCACAGTttgcacagcagagagagaaggcccACAGAGTGTACAACCTGCTCAAAGACGCCGACTGTCTGGgcaaacag CAAATTGACAACCTGATCCACAGTAACCTGGCGGACATAGTGGTGGAACTGCTGATGACTCTGTACGAAGGAAGTGGAGCTGAAGGGGACAGAGAGGACCTGAAACGCTTTATAGG GGAACTGGACCCTGCACCAAACCCACCATACTTCAGCTCTTATGTCATTAAAGCTACACTGGACTACCTCAGCAAGTGTCACAGTGCAAACCACAAGTCTTTGGTAGCCATTCTGTCAAAAACTCCG ATTTCTATCCAGAGGATTCTGCTGGCGGTGTGTGAAAGAGCGGCAGAGACGACCAACAGCTACGAACGCCATCGCATCCTCCTCATGTATCACCTGTTTGTCAACCTGCTGCTCAGAGAGGTGAAGGACGGCCTGGGAGGAGCCTGGGCCTTCGTCCTCAGAGACATCATCTACACACTCATTCACCATATCAACAGCAG ACCGGTTCAGTGTGATGAGGTTTCTAACCGAAGCCTTTCCCTGTGCTGCGACCTGTTGACATCTGTGTGTCGGGCAGCTCTGCAGTTCTGTGATGATGCTTTAGACTGCCATCTACAGGTCATCGTTGGGACTCTTACGGCTCAGGTGACCAGCCGGCCTTCCATCTCACAGCAG GTGCTCAGTCTGTTGCAGTTTCTCGTGATAGAAAATCAACAGAAGTTAAAAGGAGCCATCAGCAGGTTGGAGCCTTTTCCTGACCTCCCTGAATTCAGAGAGCTGCGGTCCGTACAGCACAAGCTCAAATATAACACTGGGACCTTTACGCTGAGACAG GAGATAGCCCACTTCCTGTCAGTGACGTCCTGTGACTCCTTACCTCTGACCAGACTCGAGGGGCTGAAGGAGCTGACCAGACAGCTGCATGACAACAAGGGACAGATCAGAGAGCTGCTCAAGGAGTGCCACG cTGACCCCACTGACAGTGTGCTGGTGAAGCTGGTCCtcagtctgctgcagctctgtaaGCTCGCAACCAACCACCCCGGAGGAGCCGACATCCTAG aggcagcaggcagctgtctgGGAGAATTGGGCCCTGTGGATTTCTCCACCATCGCCCTGCTTCATGGCAGAGACCCCCTCTATGAAAAGGCCGTgtctctcttcacctccactGAGTCGCAGAGTCTGTATATCATCCTCAACTGCATGAACAACGCGCTCACTCAACAGCG TATTGAGGTGAGGAAGGCAGCCACTCAGTGTGTGAAGAACATCCTCGCCACTCAGTCTGGAGTCGACTTCTGGGAGCAACACAAGGACAACAGAGACCCCATGCTGGCCTACCTCAATCCCTTTAGAAAGGCCAAGAAGAAG GAGGCAGATCTGGACGTTGAGGAGAGTTCGGAGGCCAGGGAGAAACTAAAGAGTCAGGAGTTTTGGATTCCCCAGGCAGGCGGCCACAAGGCCTGGCTGAAGGCTCTGTTCACTGCCCTGCTCGACAGTGGAGGAGTCAGGAGTGAGGCTCTGCTACTGTCACGACCGCTGTGCCTG GTGTGGGTGGACTGCTGTCAGAGGCTGCTGCCCCTCATCATTCACTCCATCCTTCTGGACGACTCTAATGGTTCGTGGAGGGAGTTGCTCTCCTCCCGCATTCGGGACTTCTTCAGCTTTTGTTCCAGAAGTGCTCAGGCCTCCAGTCGGTCTGCCACGCCTCTCAACTCTGACTCTG AGTCAGACACTGCCAGCCAGGGCTTGCACGACAAGACCTCTTTGCGCACCATGCTTGCTGTTATTGACTACCTGAGACACCAGCAGAGACCAGTGGAAGCTGATAG CAACTCCTGTGGCACGGTGTGTGAATCAAACTTCTGGCTGGAGCTGAACTACCTGGAGGTGGCCAAAGCTGCTCAGTCCTGCTCAGCACATTTCACTGCCCTGCTGTACACTGAGATCTATGTCGATAAGATCAAAGCTAACATGGAGGAAAGTCGCAG AACCAAGTCCAGAGCAACACGTAAGATCAATTTTGAAGAGAACAGCCAGACCTTCACCATCTCCAGCCTGACTGAGAAGAGCATGGAAGACACCAATATCAGTCTGCAG GAGCTGCTGATTGAGGTATATCGGAGCATCGGAGAGCCTGATAGTCTGTATGGCTGTGGTGGGGAGACGATGACCAGTCTACTGACAAG GATTCGAACCTATGAGCATGAGGCAATGTGGGGGAAGGCCCTGACTTCATACGACCTTCACTCTACTCTGCCCGAGGTCACTCGACAAGTGGGAATTGTGGAG GGCCTGCAGAACTTCGGTCTGAGCAGCGTCCTTGCCACCTACATGAGGGGTCTGGAGAGTGAAGGGGTGGAGTGGGGAGCTGAGCTGAGAGAGCTCCGCTTCCAGGCCGCCTGGAGGAACATGCAGTGGGACTGTGAGCTGTCAGAGAG GAGTGAGAAATCCAAACCTTGCTTCCACGAATCAATGTTTTGCTCCCTGCGAGCACTGAAGGACAAAGAGTTCTCCACATTTGATGAAACTATGAAACAGGCCAG gGGTGCAGAGGTGGAAGAGCTGTGCAGAGGCAGTCTAGAGGCTGTGTCTTCTCTGTACCCGGCTCTCAGGGACCTGCAGAGCATCAGGGAGCTGGAGAGTGTTAAACAGCTCTTTTCAAG GCCCTTCTCAGATGTGACTCTGAGGGAAGTTTGCAGCCAGTGGCGGCAGCACTCCCAGCTGCTCGCTGACAGTGACTTTGCTTTGGTGGAGCCCATTCTGGCAGTTCGCTCTGTGTCCCAGCACACCCTGATGTCCAGGGTGGGAGACCCCGACAGTGCCCAGTACCTCAGCTCTGTGCTCACTGACCACCTCATGGAGCTCTGCCGACTGGCTCGCAAGGCTGGGAATACACAG CTGGCAGAGCGGGCACTCTTCCAGATGAAGCAGCATGGTGGTGGAGGGTCCTGGGCATCGTCCCCTGTGCCGTCATGGCAACTGGAGGAAGCCCAGGTGTTCTGGGCAATGGGAGAGCAGGAACTGGCCCTGGGCCTCCTGAGACAGAAGATACACAAGCTAGAGGAAAAG GTGGACTTAAATCCTGCTCTGGCCCCAGTCTACACCAAGTGCCTCAGGCTGTGTGGTAGCTGGCTGGCTGAGACCTGTCTGGAAAGCCCTGGAGTTATACTGGAGAAGTACCTGGAGAGG GCAGTGGAGGTGATCGAGGAGGAATCAGGAGTTCAGGACTCCAGGCTGCAGAGTCAGCGGACGGAGGCCTTCCTGTCTCTGGCCCGCTTCTCTGACGCTCAGTACCAGAGCATCGACAAGTACATGAACTCTTCTGAGTTTGAGAACAAGAAGGCGCTGCTGGAGAAGGCCAAAGTAGAAGTGGACTTGATCAGGGAGCATAAAGTGATGTCCAACAG GTACACAATAAAGGTGAAGAAAGAGCTGGAGCTGGATGAGACAGCCCTGTCCAACCTAAAGGCCGACAGACAGCGTTTCCTGTGTAAGGCGGTGGAAAATTACATCCAGTGTCTGGAGCAAGGTGAGGAGCACGACACCTGGGTGTTCCGCCTGGCTTCACTCTGGCTGGAGAATGACGGCGTTAAGGCCGTAAATTACACGATGAAG AAAGGGGTGAAGCAGATCCCCTCCTACAAGTTTCTGCCTCTCATGTATCAGCTGGCTGCTCGTATGGGGACTAAGATGGCCACTGGCATCACTGAGGATACGGGCTTCCATGATGTGCTTAGCGAT CTGATCTGCCGAGCATCTCTGGAGCACCCTCACCACACACTCTTCATCATCTTCGCCCTGGTGAACGGCAACAAAGACGAGAACTTTTGTAGGACCCGGCTGTCTAAGAGCGCTCCGCGGCAGCCCTCGCCATTTGACCTG GAGCGTTCAGATGTGGCCCAGAAGATCATTAGTGCGATCAGGAAAAAGAGAGGCGAGATGATCCGAGGGATCGAGCGTCTGTGCGATGCCTACATCACTCTGGCTTACATGGACGCCAGCAGGCACAAGAATGAGAAGA AGGCAATTCCCATCCCAGCTGATCAGCCCATCATGCAAATCAAAGACCTGGATGAGGTGGTCATCCCCACAATGGAGATCAAG GTGGATCCATCTGGTTGCTATGATAACCTGGTGACCATCAGATCCTTCATGCCCCAATATCAGCTGGCCGGAGGAGTCAACCTGCCCAAGATCATTGACTGTGTCGGCTCTGACGGCAAGAGCAGGAGACAGCTGGTCAAG GGTCAGGACGACCTGCGGCAGGATGCGGTGATGCAGCAGGTCTTCAGCATGTGCTCCATGCTGCTGCAGCGCAACACGGACACCCGCAAGAGGAAGCTCAACATCAGACGATACAAG GTGGTGCCGTTCTCGCAGCGCAGCGGCGTGTTAGAGTGGTGTTCTGGCACGGTGCCTATAGGGGAGTTTCTGGTGGATCCCAGTAAAGGAGCCCACAAGCGCTTCAGGCCCGGGGACTGGACCAACCTAGCCTGCCGCAAGAAGATGATG GAGGCCCAGAGGCTCGCGTTCGATGAGAAGCTCCAGGCCTACAGCGAGGTGTGCAAGAGCTTCAGGCCGGTCTTCAGGTACTTCTGCATGGAACGATTCCTGGACCCCGCGGTGTGGATGGAGAAACGGCTGGCTTACACTCGCAGCGTGGCCACGTCCTCTATAG TTGGCTACATCGTGGGCCTGGGTGACCGACACATCCAGAATATTCTGATCGATGAGCAGACTGCTGAACTGGTGCACATCGATTTAG GTGTGGCCTTTGAGCAGGGGAAGATCCTCCCCACCCCAGAGACCGTCCCCTTCAGACTGTCCAGAGACATTGTGGATGGGATGGGCATCACTGGAGTGGAGGGAGTTTtcaggag ATGTTGTGAGAAGACTATGGAGGTGATGAGGAGCTCTCAAGAAGCTCTGCTGACGATTGTAGAG GTGCTGCTGTATGACCCTTTGTTCGACTGGACCATGAACCCTTTGAAGGCCTTCTACCTGCAGCATGACGAACAGCAGGAGCTCAACGCAACGCTCAACTCCACTATGGGGGGAGATGACATAGGCAACCACCGCAaatccag tgaCAGTCAGAGCGTCAACAAAGTGGCGGAGCGGgtgctgctgaggctgcaggaGAAGCTGAAAGGGGTGGAGGATGGCACGGTGCTCAGTGTGGGGGGGCAGGTCAACCTGCTCATCCAACGAGCCATGGACCCCAAAAACCTCAGCAGACTCTTCCCCGGCTGGCAGGCCTGGGTGTAG